A part of Prolixibacteraceae bacterium genomic DNA contains:
- a CDS encoding RagB/SusD family nutrient uptake outer membrane protein, giving the protein MKKTYIIVFALCALLISSCEDFKVGDNFLDKPNGGDKTIEDVYSNKLNADQALATCYHTLRTRIIDGTGYKYQGIDQLTDYMAGKRPTAYHDGSINSSTQPTYDIPANELRILWTYIENVNKVPDMTDEEKATRKAEVKVLVAYHYLEMLRYFGGMPKIDHVYLPSENTYMERMTVQEHADFIVKLCDEAAKVLPWHAAEDDFGHLTAAAAKAVKFKTLHYIASPLFNSANPFKDGEASAKFITWLGNYKESRWQDALDAGMDFMRTNTKNGDWFGLVLPKDNTLNGYRDAYADGYLNRNNGEIIFPVQKTARWLKNIRAFGNTRYGMNMPSFEHVNGYEFTDGSLPVLDTNASAEELANNEYFQNPYFKKHAPKTKYKDLEYIRDPRMYENIVVNEDRWQGREAEVYNKGREGINNPGYFKSLCLNGFGTRKWTRDYKNEILNRPFCNAYIRMPEIYLGIAECMAELNMLGADEFGHDVYYYLNQTRQRVGLIPVAATNVTGTMPARLICDSKEKLLNIILYERKVEYVMEQERFFDINRRMISEVLKYKRHIIYTTKQPDGSFKIELRDFKWTPFTWADNWDNKYYLQPIPVNEINKQYGLIQNPGW; this is encoded by the coding sequence ATGAAAAAGACATATATAATTGTATTTGCATTATGTGCCTTGTTGATCAGTAGTTGTGAGGATTTCAAAGTTGGGGACAATTTCTTAGATAAACCTAATGGTGGAGATAAAACTATTGAAGATGTATATAGTAATAAACTTAATGCAGATCAAGCGCTTGCAACCTGTTATCATACATTAAGAACTAGAATTATTGATGGTACTGGTTATAAATACCAGGGAATTGATCAGTTAACGGACTATATGGCTGGAAAACGTCCAACAGCATATCATGATGGATCAATTAACTCAAGTACGCAACCAACATACGATATTCCTGCCAACGAATTACGCATTCTTTGGACTTACATTGAGAATGTGAATAAAGTCCCTGATATGACCGATGAGGAGAAAGCAACCCGAAAAGCTGAGGTTAAGGTTCTTGTGGCATATCATTACTTAGAAATGCTTCGCTACTTTGGAGGAATGCCTAAAATAGATCATGTATATCTTCCTTCAGAAAATACTTACATGGAGCGTATGACAGTCCAAGAGCATGCCGATTTTATTGTCAAGTTGTGTGATGAAGCAGCGAAAGTGCTGCCTTGGCATGCCGCAGAGGATGATTTTGGTCATTTAACTGCTGCTGCTGCAAAAGCGGTGAAGTTTAAGACTCTTCATTACATTGCTAGCCCACTATTTAATAGTGCAAACCCTTTTAAAGACGGGGAAGCTTCAGCGAAGTTCATCACTTGGTTAGGTAATTACAAAGAGAGTCGTTGGCAAGATGCTTTAGATGCAGGTATGGATTTCATGAGAACTAATACTAAAAATGGGGACTGGTTTGGTTTAGTATTACCGAAAGATAATACTCTAAATGGTTATAGAGATGCTTATGCAGATGGCTATCTAAATCGTAATAATGGAGAAATTATCTTTCCAGTTCAGAAGACAGCTCGTTGGCTGAAAAACATACGTGCATTTGGTAATACACGTTATGGAATGAATATGCCAAGTTTTGAACATGTAAATGGGTATGAGTTTACGGATGGATCGCTTCCTGTCTTAGACACAAATGCTTCAGCAGAAGAGCTAGCGAATAATGAGTATTTCCAAAATCCTTACTTCAAAAAACACGCTCCAAAAACAAAATATAAAGACTTAGAGTATATCCGTGATCCTCGTATGTATGAGAATATTGTGGTTAATGAAGATCGTTGGCAAGGACGTGAGGCAGAGGTTTATAACAAAGGACGTGAAGGAATTAATAATCCAGGCTACTTTAAAAGTTTATGTCTAAATGGGTTCGGAACGCGAAAATGGACCCGAGATTATAAAAATGAGATTTTAAATCGTCCTTTTTGTAATGCCTATATCCGTATGCCGGAGATTTACCTAGGAATTGCGGAGTGTATGGCAGAGTTAAACATGCTTGGAGCAGATGAATTCGGACATGATGTATACTACTATCTCAACCAAACTCGTCAACGTGTGGGACTTATTCCTGTGGCTGCTACAAATGTGACTGGAACAATGCCTGCCCGACTAATCTGCGATTCTAAGGAGAAGTTACTAAACATCATTTTGTATGAGCGTAAAGTTGAATATGTAATGGAGCAAGAAAGATTCTTTGATATCAATCGTAGAATGATCAGCGAAGTGCTTAAATACAAGC
- a CDS encoding DUF1573 domain-containing protein, translating into MKKFLSFFVMMLAINITLLAQAPKGHIEFESYEHNYGVIKEADGKTTYNFKFKNTGKAPLIIVNAQPSCGCTTPVWKRRPIPPGGSDVLAVTFDPANRPGAFTKSVRVSSNADNNNIMLRIMGEVIGRERTPQELFPRKVGLINMATNYIAFTRVMNTKVVEKSLDFYNFGEKPVALGLARKPSFISVKFEPENVAPGEKGRVIVKYDASKANIFGYDSQRIYLKMNGNEDYNYSIGVSATVVEDFSKLSAKERANAPSIRFDSKEFNFKKIKQGEKAEHVFVIKNKGKSNLLIHKVKASCGCTAVTPDSKMIAPGESTNMKVVFDSHGKHGRQYKTVTIITNDPNQPTSILKVIGEVVSE; encoded by the coding sequence ATGAAGAAGTTTTTATCTTTTTTCGTCATGATGCTAGCCATCAACATTACGTTGTTAGCACAAGCTCCTAAAGGTCATATTGAGTTCGAGTCTTACGAACACAACTATGGGGTAATTAAAGAAGCTGACGGTAAAACAACTTACAATTTTAAATTTAAAAATACGGGTAAAGCACCACTAATCATCGTGAATGCTCAGCCTTCATGTGGGTGTACAACTCCTGTATGGAAAAGACGTCCTATTCCTCCTGGAGGTAGTGATGTATTAGCTGTGACGTTTGATCCGGCGAATAGACCTGGTGCTTTTACAAAATCCGTAAGAGTTTCCTCTAATGCAGATAATAATAATATTATGCTTCGCATTATGGGAGAGGTTATTGGTCGTGAACGTACGCCACAAGAGTTATTTCCTCGCAAGGTTGGTTTAATAAATATGGCAACCAACTATATTGCTTTTACACGAGTTATGAATACTAAGGTGGTAGAGAAGAGCCTTGATTTCTATAACTTTGGAGAGAAGCCCGTTGCATTAGGATTAGCAAGAAAGCCCTCTTTTATTTCTGTGAAATTTGAACCTGAAAATGTTGCTCCAGGTGAAAAAGGAAGAGTAATTGTGAAATATGATGCGAGTAAGGCAAATATCTTTGGATATGATTCACAACGAATCTATTTAAAGATGAATGGAAACGAAGACTACAACTACTCTATTGGTGTGAGTGCTACTGTTGTTGAAGATTTTTCTAAACTTTCAGCAAAAGAGCGTGCAAATGCACCTTCAATTCGTTTTGATAGTAAAGAGTTTAATTTCAAGAAAATTAAGCAAGGAGAGAAGGCGGAACATGTTTTTGTTATCAAGAATAAGGGAAAGTCAAACTTGTTAATTCATAAGGTGAAAGCGTCTTGTGGTTGTACGGCTGTGACTCCAGATTCTAAAATGATTGCTCCAGGAGAATCAACAAATATGAAGGTCGTTTTTGATTCTCATGGTAAACATGGTCGTCAATACAAAACCGTAACCATCATAACAAATGATCCAAATCAGCCAACTTCAATTTTAAAAGTAATTGGGGAAGTGGTTTCTGAATAG
- a CDS encoding adenylosuccinate synthase, translated as MKVDVLLGLQWGDEGKGKLVDVLTPQYDVISRFQGGPNAGHTLEFNNIKHVLHTIPSGIFRENKINLIGNGVVMDPVIFKKEIEGIEKLGIDITKTLIISKKAHLILPSHRLLDAASEAAKGKAKIGSTLKGIGPTYRDKIGRDGLRVGDILHNFEEKYQKLVKQHVELLEKFYQFDYKETLESYEKEWLASIETLRQFQIVDSDHMLNQMMKDGKSVIAEGAQGTLLDIDFGSYPFVTSSNTISAGACTGLGIAPNKIGNVYGIFKAYCTRVGMGPFPTELFDNDGKELRDKGHEFGSTTGRERRCGWLDLVALKYAIMVNGATELIMMKADVLDGFDHIKVCTKYVIGSEETVDFPYEITEDLIPVYETLPGWKCDLTGVNKKDELPQELHDYVKFIEDYVEVPVTIVSVGPDRDQTIRIK; from the coding sequence CTTCAGTGGGGAGACGAAGGAAAAGGAAAACTTGTTGACGTTTTAACACCGCAGTACGATGTTATCTCTCGTTTCCAAGGAGGTCCAAATGCAGGACATACTCTAGAGTTTAATAACATAAAGCATGTGCTTCATACAATTCCATCAGGAATCTTTAGGGAAAATAAGATTAATCTGATTGGTAATGGAGTCGTGATGGACCCGGTGATATTCAAGAAGGAGATTGAAGGGATTGAGAAGTTAGGTATAGACATTACTAAGACATTAATTATCTCTAAGAAAGCACACCTAATTTTACCATCACATCGTCTTTTAGATGCCGCATCAGAAGCAGCAAAGGGGAAAGCTAAGATCGGTTCGACGTTGAAAGGTATTGGTCCAACTTATAGAGATAAGATTGGTAGAGATGGTTTACGTGTTGGAGATATTCTTCACAATTTTGAAGAGAAGTATCAGAAACTTGTAAAACAACACGTAGAGCTTCTAGAGAAGTTTTATCAGTTTGATTACAAAGAGACTTTAGAATCGTATGAAAAGGAGTGGTTAGCTTCTATTGAGACGCTTCGACAGTTTCAAATTGTAGATAGTGATCATATGCTTAACCAAATGATGAAAGATGGTAAAAGTGTGATTGCTGAGGGAGCTCAAGGAACTTTATTGGATATTGATTTTGGTTCATATCCATTCGTTACTTCTTCTAACACGATTTCGGCAGGAGCATGTACTGGTTTAGGTATTGCACCAAACAAAATTGGTAATGTCTATGGAATCTTTAAAGCCTATTGTACTCGTGTAGGTATGGGGCCTTTTCCAACGGAATTATTTGATAATGATGGAAAAGAGTTGCGTGACAAAGGACATGAGTTTGGATCAACAACTGGTCGTGAAAGACGCTGTGGTTGGTTAGACCTTGTAGCTCTAAAGTATGCTATTATGGTGAATGGGGCTACGGAACTTATCATGATGAAAGCAGATGTCTTAGACGGTTTTGATCATATTAAAGTTTGTACTAAGTATGTAATTGGTAGTGAGGAAACCGTGGATTTCCCTTACGAAATTACTGAAGATCTGATTCCTGTATACGAAACATTACCTGGATGGAAGTGTGATCTAACAGGGGTGAATAAAAAAGACGAACTTCCACAAGAACTACACGATTATGTGAAGTTTATTGAGGATTACGTTGAGGTGCCAGTAACTATTGTTTCTGTTGGTCCTGATAGAGATCAAACGATCCGAATTAAATAA
- a CDS encoding TonB-dependent receptor, with amino-acid sequence MNNLRAMVYCNKRSILLRLCAWIFLMGVSPQLYAADSGGANAVQQSTSRTIKGEVKDGDGYPIPGAAVMIKGTTSGTVTDFDGNFTLKVKDSNASIVVSFMGYEPQTIMVGSKSVFKIELEASSINLGEVVAVGYGTQKKETLTGAISSVETDALVRSPNASVANSLAGQITGLSSIQTSGQPGAEDPNIFIRGTGSLTEGASKPLILVDGVENDFFQMDPNEIESISVLKDASATAVFGVRGANGVILVTTRRGKDGPAQITINSSVGIQSPTALLDMADSYSFAQAVRKMNIRDGLSRENSFSDYDMERFRLKDDPLLYPDVDWREELMNKQSLQTQHNVNISGGTKKVKYFTSLGFLYQEGLFKKLEGLDYDNNFDYTRFNYRSNIDINITKSTLLKLGIGGIVGNTQSPLNMTWQDLNISAPMVSPGVVNGRLNMVDPNRYYGILMDNNVLKKYYGAGYKNNVKNTMNLNLALKQKLDFVTKGLSFEVKGAYNTTYTVEKKAVGKREYYQIYYTSEIDGSTLMPGDEGYNYEHAYKIMEKDAPLKYENKIAGRTRDWYFETSLRYNRKFGNHSIGGLILYNQTKKYYIKKPERFESIPTGYVGLVGRITYDYKSKYVAEINAGYNGSENFAPGKRYGLFPSLSLGYVISEEDFMKNQNLISYLKIRGSIGLVGNDRMDGRRFMYLPNSYALGLGDYHKTFKLYTNGYNYGQNSTLWRKGVAEGAIGNPDLTWETAQKTNIGLDAHFLDNRLKFVGDIFYDDRKDILISRKTVPFMAGFGNKFPSVNMGRVKNHGYELQLGWNDKVGDFKYNVSANVSYAKNEIIFQDEVPSRPGEEYLLKTGYEVGAIFGYEYDRLFTEDDFNITTAADGIKTYVMKDGIPDHRNVKIRPGDAKYVDLNGDGQIDSFDQHYLATSKRPDYTFGLNMGFSYKGIFASMNWTGVTGRTLLLDGPFREIGSEKGNNRNYMKYIIDNSWQEETAGQSEFPRMVNGTSSNNKFTSDVWLRDGSYIKLKNVTLGYRFNKSSVERFGLKGLEVKLTGYNLLSFSKFDIMDPESEPNYNDKYPVVKIFNLGATLRF; translated from the coding sequence ATGAACAATCTTAGAGCAATGGTCTATTGCAATAAAAGGAGTATTCTATTACGACTTTGTGCTTGGATCTTTCTAATGGGGGTGAGTCCCCAACTTTATGCTGCAGATAGCGGTGGAGCAAATGCAGTTCAACAGAGTACCTCCCGAACCATTAAAGGTGAGGTAAAAGATGGAGATGGTTATCCTATCCCAGGAGCTGCCGTAATGATTAAAGGAACAACCTCAGGTACTGTGACAGACTTTGATGGTAATTTCACATTGAAGGTAAAAGATAGCAATGCTTCGATTGTTGTCTCTTTTATGGGGTATGAGCCACAGACTATAATGGTCGGCTCTAAAAGTGTATTCAAAATTGAGCTTGAAGCTAGTAGTATCAATTTAGGTGAAGTCGTTGCAGTGGGTTATGGTACACAAAAGAAGGAGACTTTAACTGGTGCAATTTCTTCAGTGGAAACTGATGCATTGGTGCGTTCTCCAAATGCGAGTGTCGCTAATTCCTTGGCAGGTCAGATCACAGGACTCTCTTCAATTCAAACAAGTGGTCAGCCTGGGGCTGAAGATCCCAATATCTTTATTCGTGGTACAGGATCATTAACAGAAGGTGCATCAAAACCTTTAATCTTAGTGGATGGGGTAGAAAATGATTTCTTCCAAATGGATCCTAACGAAATCGAGTCAATCTCAGTGCTTAAAGATGCCTCAGCAACAGCTGTGTTTGGTGTACGTGGTGCAAATGGGGTGATTCTTGTTACCACACGACGAGGAAAGGATGGTCCTGCACAAATTACGATCAACTCTTCGGTTGGTATTCAAAGCCCAACAGCTTTATTGGATATGGCAGATAGTTATTCATTTGCACAAGCAGTTCGTAAGATGAACATTAGAGATGGATTGTCCAGAGAGAATTCATTTTCTGATTATGATATGGAAAGATTTCGTTTGAAAGATGATCCATTACTTTACCCAGACGTGGATTGGAGAGAAGAGTTGATGAATAAACAGTCTCTTCAAACACAACACAATGTGAATATCTCAGGTGGAACCAAGAAAGTGAAATACTTTACCTCTTTAGGCTTTTTATATCAAGAGGGTTTGTTTAAGAAACTCGAAGGTTTAGATTACGACAACAACTTCGACTATACGCGTTTTAATTACCGTTCAAATATCGATATCAATATTACAAAATCTACACTCTTAAAGTTAGGTATTGGTGGTATTGTTGGAAATACACAGTCTCCATTAAATATGACTTGGCAAGATCTAAATATATCTGCACCAATGGTGTCTCCTGGGGTTGTTAATGGAAGACTAAATATGGTCGACCCTAATAGATACTACGGGATTCTGATGGATAACAATGTATTGAAAAAGTACTATGGTGCGGGTTACAAGAATAATGTAAAGAATACGATGAACCTAAATTTGGCGTTAAAACAGAAGCTAGATTTTGTTACCAAAGGTCTTTCATTTGAAGTAAAAGGTGCCTATAATACTACTTATACAGTAGAGAAAAAGGCGGTAGGTAAACGAGAGTATTACCAAATATATTATACATCAGAGATTGATGGATCAACACTAATGCCTGGTGATGAAGGGTATAACTACGAGCATGCATATAAAATTATGGAGAAAGATGCTCCATTGAAATATGAGAACAAGATTGCAGGTAGAACAAGAGATTGGTATTTTGAAACAAGTTTACGTTATAATAGAAAATTTGGGAATCACTCTATTGGCGGTTTGATACTATATAACCAAACTAAGAAATACTATATTAAAAAGCCCGAAAGATTTGAGTCTATACCTACCGGTTATGTTGGTTTAGTCGGTCGTATTACATATGATTATAAATCTAAGTATGTGGCAGAGATCAATGCAGGATATAATGGATCAGAAAATTTTGCCCCTGGTAAAAGATATGGACTATTCCCTTCTTTATCGTTAGGGTATGTGATTTCAGAAGAAGACTTCATGAAGAACCAAAATTTAATTAGTTATTTGAAAATTAGAGGTTCTATAGGTCTTGTTGGTAATGACAGAATGGATGGAAGACGTTTCATGTACCTGCCTAATTCTTATGCATTAGGACTTGGAGATTATCATAAAACATTTAAGTTGTATACCAATGGATATAACTATGGACAGAATAGTACATTATGGAGAAAAGGTGTTGCAGAGGGAGCGATTGGAAACCCTGATCTTACATGGGAAACAGCACAAAAGACCAATATTGGTTTAGATGCTCATTTCCTTGATAACCGTTTGAAATTTGTTGGAGACATTTTCTATGATGATCGTAAAGATATCTTGATTTCTCGCAAAACAGTCCCTTTTATGGCTGGATTTGGGAATAAGTTTCCATCTGTAAATATGGGACGTGTGAAGAATCATGGATATGAGTTACAACTTGGTTGGAATGATAAAGTAGGTGATTTCAAATACAATGTATCTGCAAACGTATCTTATGCAAAGAATGAAATTATATTCCAAGACGAGGTCCCTTCAAGACCAGGAGAAGAATATCTACTAAAAACAGGGTATGAAGTAGGAGCAATTTTTGGTTATGAATATGATCGACTGTTTACGGAAGATGATTTTAATATCACTACTGCAGCGGATGGTATAAAAACATATGTAATGAAAGATGGGATCCCTGATCATAGAAATGTAAAGATCCGCCCAGGTGATGCGAAATATGTCGACTTAAATGGAGATGGACAGATTGATTCTTTTGACCAACACTACTTGGCTACTTCAAAACGTCCGGATTATACTTTCGGATTGAATATGGGTTTCTCTTACAAAGGAATATTTGCATCTATGAACTGGACAGGAGTTACGGGTAGAACACTTCTTTTAGATGGTCCTTTTAGAGAAATCGGTTCTGAAAAAGGGAACAACCGAAACTATATGAAATACATTATTGATAATTCTTGGCAAGAAGAAACTGCTGGTCAGTCTGAATTTCCTCGTATGGTCAATGGAACTTCAAGTAACAACAAATTTACATCGGATGTTTGGTTGAGAGATGGGTCCTATATCAAGTTGAAGAATGTAACCTTGGGGTATCGATTCAATAAAAGCAGTGTAGAACGGTTTGGGTTAAAAGGATTAGAGGTGAAACTAACGGGGTATAATCTATTGTCATTCTCAAAATTCGACATTATGGACCCAGAGTCTGAACCAAACTACAATGACAAATATCCTGTTGTTAAGATCTTTAATCTAGGAGCTACACTTCGTTTCTAA
- a CDS encoding helix-turn-helix transcriptional regulator — translation MKLGFSRETQSCGEFVYPQSQSLIERLCKKIIVRCEKVEGEVLRLIDQDSVSKEVLNKYIEIKEILDTIKDVSSTVPISTDSRDNAPNLFLLCQLFKEQLLQSCKVNSIHFCNPHKMQKTFAHIPVERFLLMMNYFIHTWQTSYSYAILDKISFMSLDLKGRWQMEFNFNYLLKRPGFITYIKKITTQREIIEVIFKENSKIISSLLDASNAEIKVDVIGGIQVVISLIFKSSNQEIGLRTLEKERVLLDRINEDTIAHKKTSVLLSLIDDKSLNLSFIKKDWEKLNGIDIVILQKLVKEVYDHIDHSSYNIKDLAESMGMGRTSLFHKIKSITGLTPNDFILNMRLEKAKILLEKRVDMQVSEIAYCVGFSSPCYFSRSFKSHCGVSPKVFREQLG, via the coding sequence ATGAAATTAGGGTTTTCTCGAGAAACACAATCTTGTGGAGAGTTTGTGTACCCCCAAAGTCAATCATTGATTGAACGACTCTGTAAGAAAATTATTGTAAGGTGTGAGAAGGTTGAAGGTGAGGTTTTACGTTTAATTGATCAAGATAGTGTCTCTAAAGAAGTTTTGAATAAATACATTGAGATAAAGGAGATATTAGACACAATTAAAGATGTTAGTTCGACTGTTCCTATTTCAACTGATAGTCGCGATAATGCCCCTAACCTGTTTCTGTTGTGTCAATTATTCAAGGAGCAGTTATTACAATCATGTAAAGTTAACTCTATACATTTTTGTAATCCACATAAAATGCAGAAGACGTTTGCTCATATACCAGTAGAGCGTTTTTTATTAATGATGAATTATTTTATTCATACATGGCAAACATCCTATAGTTATGCTATTTTGGATAAGATCTCTTTCATGTCATTGGATTTGAAAGGTAGATGGCAAATGGAGTTTAATTTCAATTATTTACTTAAAAGGCCAGGTTTCATTACTTATATTAAAAAGATAACAACACAAAGAGAAATAATAGAGGTTATTTTTAAAGAAAATTCTAAAATAATTTCTTCTCTTCTAGACGCGTCTAATGCTGAAATTAAAGTTGATGTAATAGGTGGGATTCAAGTTGTTATTTCTCTGATATTTAAATCGTCAAACCAAGAGATTGGATTAAGGACTTTAGAAAAAGAAAGAGTTTTATTAGATCGTATTAATGAGGATACGATAGCTCATAAAAAAACGAGCGTCTTATTAAGTCTTATTGATGATAAATCATTGAATCTAAGTTTTATAAAAAAAGACTGGGAGAAGCTTAATGGAATTGATATTGTAATATTGCAAAAATTGGTAAAAGAAGTATATGACCATATTGATCATTCAAGTTATAATATAAAAGATTTGGCAGAAAGTATGGGAATGGGACGTACTTCTCTTTTTCATAAAATTAAAAGTATTACAGGCTTAACCCCTAATGACTTTATTCTTAATATGAGACTTGAAAAAGCCAAAATACTTTTAGAAAAAAGAGTGGATATGCAGGTCTCTGAAATTGCTTATTGTGTTGGATTCTCTTCACCATGTTATTTTAGCCGCAGTTTTAAATCACATTGTGGCGTTTCACCTAAAGTTTTTCGTGAACAATTAGGGTAA